One Candidatus Atribacteria bacterium genomic window, ATGCCTTCTTTATATCCGATCTTTTTATTTATCTTTAATGATTTTTGATAATGATCCAAGGCTTGATCAGTTTCCTTTAAATTACTGTGCGCCAGACCAATATTATTAAAGACATTGGCTATTCCTTCCTGGAATTTATTCTTTTCATAAATCTCTAATGCTTCCTGAAAAAGTTTTAATGCTTCTTCAGGTTTTCCTGAATCAGTATATACTATCCCCATATTGGTCAGGCTATTTGCTATAGCTGGTTCATCTTTAAATTTCTTGCTAATCTCTAACGCTTCTTCCTGACACCTTAATGCTTCATCCTGTTTACCCAATTCGTTGTATAGGGTACCTATATTGTTAAGATTATGGGCGGCGCCCTGCTCATACCCGAGCTTTTGATTAATCTCTAAGGCTTGCTGATAATAGGCCAGAGCTTCATCCGGTTTACCTAAATTATGGTAGATGTTTCCTATATTGCCGAGCGCAGCTGATTTAGCTGGTAATTGTGTAATTTTATTTTCTGCTCTTTTTAAAATATTTAATGATTCTTTAAAATATTTTTCCGCTTGATTTAGTTTGGATAAAAAATAATAACAGTTACCAACAAGGATGTTAAAACCAATTTTATCTTCTTCGGGGATACTCAAGTCATACAGGCATTTTTCGTACACTTTAATAGCTTCCTCAAATTTAAATTCTTTCTCATATTTTTGTCCTGAAAGGAAGGATTTTTTTAATAAAGGGTTCCTTTCCAGAACTTCGGTCAGAGTTCCCGGTAAATTTCTGTCGAATAATTCCTGTCTTTGGTTTAAACGATTATAAAGTTCTTCCCTTTTAGTTTTTTCTTCTTGATTCTTTTTATCTTTCACTATTAAATATAGGTCAAATATGAGTATTAGGGCACAGATAACCCATAGTACTATTTTCATTTCTGACGATATATTTTTTAGCATAAATATACCGGCAGCAAATATTAACGGTCCTGCTATAGAAATAATATTAATAAATAAATTCATATCTTTATCTCCTTAGATTAGAGAAATTTTATTTAAGTCGAATTTTCGTTGTTATATTTTAATATTCGATGAAAATTTAAAAAACCCTTTTTTTGACAGAAAATATTTTTTAAGGAACAGAGAGGGACAAGGGAATTCTTTCGTTCCTTTTCCAAATCATATAGATATAGTCTTCATATTGTGGTAAGATGATGATTAAATCTATTTGATAGAATACACTAAAAAGAAGAAAGAGAAAAAATAAATTTGAAAAAACAAACCAAGGGATATCTACTGGTTGCTGCAGCCGGAATTTTATGGGGAACGATAGGGCCACAAGTAAAAATACTGCTTAATTATCAATTATCGGTCCAGACCATTGTATTATGGAGAATGGCTTTTGCATTTGTAATATTATTCCCCTTTGTCTTCTTTACCAAGAGAGAAATGCTGAAAATTGATTTGAAAGGAGTTGCTTATTTTTCTTTAATTGGAATTTGTACTCAGTTTTTCTTTAATTTATTATATTTCAGTGCAATTCAAATAACTACTATTGCCACCGCAGTTACTCTATTATATACTGCACCAATATTTATTGCTGTTATGGCGAGAATTTTTTATAAAGAATTATTTACTGCTTTTAAAACTGTGGCTCTTCTTCTCTGTATAGGGGGTTGTTTCTTTACTGCTACCGGAGGTTCAATGGAGACACTAAAATTAAATTTACTCGGTGTATTAATGGGCTTGGGAGCAGGCTTTACTTTTTCCCTGTTTACTATTTTAAGCAAAGCAATAATAAAAAAGTATCACCAGCTAACCATCATCGTTTATTCTATCGGATTTGGACTTCTTTTTTATCTTCCTTTTTCTCATCCTTTCGCTATTTTCCAGATGGAGCCAAATTTTAATATGTGGCTGTTGCTATTTTTTATAAGCTTGATTTCTACCGTGCTGGCTTATGGATTATATATTACCGGTTTATCTTATGGCATTGAGGCATCAAAAGCTGGAATTATAAGCACTCTGGAACTGGTGGTATCAGTCATACTTTCTTATCTAGTATTTAAGGAAGCTTTTTGGGGATGGAAATTAATAGGAGTTTTGATGGTCGTGGTTTCGGTGATAATTGTCCAAGCGGATAAGATTTTACCGGCAAAAATAAAACAACCAAAAAGATTAGCGGCTTTGATAATTGGTTAAATACACTCCACTGACCACGAAGATTGCTCCAATAACCAGAGATAAAGATAATTGTTCATGGAGAATTATAACAGCCATTAAAGTAGCAAAAATAGGAACAAAATTAATAAATATTCCAGCCCGGGAAGGGCCGATTTTCTCAATTCCTTCATAATACCAGGTAAAAGCTAAGGCAGTTCCTAAAAACCCTAAAACAAAAATACTCAACCATACTTCTGCACTATATTGCCTAAAACTTTGAAGAACACCTTCCTGATAAGCAGGCAAAATAAGAATTAGAGTACCGACAAGACAGGCATAGGTAATGGCAATCACTGGCCTTAGGTCTTTCATTATAATTTTACCCAGCACGGTAAAGGAGGACCAGGAGATCACGCATCCCAATAAAAATAATTCCCCCCAACCGATATTGCCTTGTAAAATAACCCGGAGATTTCCCTGAGAAATTACGATTAACGCCCCGCATAGAGAAAGAATGATTCCTATAAATTTAAATTTAGTAAATTTATCTTTAAATATTAAAATTGAAAGCAGGGTAATTACGGAAGGATTCAAGGAAACAATCATGGAAGCACGGCTCGCTGTGATAAATTTTAATCCGGAGAAAAAGAGGAAATTATAACCGGCAACACCGGTAAGTCCCAGAGCTATAATCAATAAAAACTGTGGAAGGCTAAGACGAGGAAATTGACCATATTTTTTAAGGACAAAAAAAATTAAAAAGAAAGAAGCCAGTAAGAATCGCAAAAAAGCTGAAGTGAAGGGAGGGAGATTTGCGGCCATTATCCTCCCGGCAATAAAGGTGCTTCCGAAAAATAAAGCGACCAGAAATAATTTTATATAAGCAATATTAGTTTTTAATAAAATTTCGAAATACCTCCAAATATCTATTGATTATAAATCCGCCATTTTATTTAAAGCTTCATCTTTTAAACGATAAATGATCCATTCTTTCATTGGCTTTGCGCCCATTTGATCATAAAATTTTCGAGCCGGATTCCAATCTAAAACAACCCATTCCATTCTTTCACATTTATGTTCTTTGGCAATCATCGCACATTTTTTGAATAAAGCAGTTCCAATTCCTCGTCCCCGATACTCCTCAGAAACATATACATCTTCTATATAAAGACCGGGTCGGCCTATAAAAGTAGAATAATTAAAAAAGTAAAGGGCATAACCCGCAGGATTGCCTTCAATTTCTGCTATCAGCACCCGGGCATATGGTTTATCTCCGAAGAGAGTATCCCGGATAGTTTCCTCGGTAGCAACCACCTCTTTAGACATTTTTTCATATACCGAAAGTTCTTTAATAAATTTAAGAATCAAGGGAACATCCTTTAGGGAAGCTTCTCGGATATTCAGATTAATTTCTTCGAATTTTTTCACAAACCTTCCTCCTGAGATTATTATTTATATTGACTTATATTTACTTAAAATAGGACAGAGATATCTCTGTCCTATTTATTTTTTCTATAAAATACAAAAAATACAAAAATTCTATAAAAATTTTTTTATACGGGCATCATTCTAAATAAGTTAATTCTTCGCTTTTCTAAATTCATACTCCTTTTAGACCAATT contains:
- a CDS encoding tetratricopeptide repeat protein, translating into MNLFINIISIAGPLIFAAGIFMLKNISSEMKIVLWVICALILIFDLYLIVKDKKNQEEKTKREELYNRLNQRQELFDRNLPGTLTEVLERNPLLKKSFLSGQKYEKEFKFEEAIKVYEKCLYDLSIPEEDKIGFNILVGNCYYFLSKLNQAEKYFKESLNILKRAENKITQLPAKSAALGNIGNIYHNLGKPDEALAYYQQALEINQKLGYEQGAAHNLNNIGTLYNELGKQDEALRCQEEALEISKKFKDEPAIANSLTNMGIVYTDSGKPEEALKLFQEALEIYEKNKFQEGIANVFNNIGLAHSNLKETDQALDHYQKSLKINKKIGYKEGIATNLGNIGLIYITLGKPEEALKYYQEALEVFMHMNAQARIEILLKLIKIIEQEKEEKR
- a CDS encoding EamA family transporter: MKKQTKGYLLVAAAGILWGTIGPQVKILLNYQLSVQTIVLWRMAFAFVILFPFVFFTKREMLKIDLKGVAYFSLIGICTQFFFNLLYFSAIQITTIATAVTLLYTAPIFIAVMARIFYKELFTAFKTVALLLCIGGCFFTATGGSMETLKLNLLGVLMGLGAGFTFSLFTILSKAIIKKYHQLTIIVYSIGFGLLFYLPFSHPFAIFQMEPNFNMWLLLFFISLISTVLAYGLYITGLSYGIEASKAGIISTLELVVSVILSYLVFKEAFWGWKLIGVLMVVVSVIIVQADKILPAKIKQPKRLAALIIG
- a CDS encoding DMT family transporter, with the translated sequence MAYIKLFLVALFFGSTFIAGRIMAANLPPFTSAFLRFLLASFFLIFFVLKKYGQFPRLSLPQFLLIIALGLTGVAGYNFLFFSGLKFITASRASMIVSLNPSVITLLSILIFKDKFTKFKFIGIILSLCGALIVISQGNLRVILQGNIGWGELFLLGCVISWSSFTVLGKIIMKDLRPVIAITYACLVGTLILILPAYQEGVLQSFRQYSAEVWLSIFVLGFLGTALAFTWYYEGIEKIGPSRAGIFINFVPIFATLMAVIILHEQLSLSLVIGAIFVVSGVYLTNYQSR
- a CDS encoding GNAT family N-acetyltransferase, producing the protein MKKFEEINLNIREASLKDVPLILKFIKELSVYEKMSKEVVATEETIRDTLFGDKPYARVLIAEIEGNPAGYALYFFNYSTFIGRPGLYIEDVYVSEEYRGRGIGTALFKKCAMIAKEHKCERMEWVVLDWNPARKFYDQMGAKPMKEWIIYRLKDEALNKMADL